Proteins from a genomic interval of Rosa chinensis cultivar Old Blush chromosome 2, RchiOBHm-V2, whole genome shotgun sequence:
- the LOC112185310 gene encoding anther-specific protein BCP1 translates to MVLPNKEIKMVRPVLVFALLFVAIVGVTSQEEDEAPSSSPPSPPSLSPSEAPTESESDSDASSPAPSGSHNSSPPSPEDHSDGNGASAPESSDSADSPEGEAEGPDTDLGGDEDYPTDDLSRLIQS, encoded by the coding sequence ATGGTACTACCAAACAAAGAGATCAAGATGGTACGTCCAGTACTTGTGTTTGCTCTCCTCTTTGTTGCCATTGTTGGGGTTACATcacaagaagaagatgaagcacCATCAAGTTCACCACCTTCCCCTCCATCCTTGTCGCCGTCGGAAGCCCCCACCGAAAGCGAAAGCGACAGCGACGCTTCCTCCCCAGCCCCTTCGGGCAGTCACAATTCATCTCCGCCTTCCCCCGAAGACCACAGCGATGGTAATGGTGCCTCTGCCCCAGAAAGCAGCGACTCCGCTGATTCCCCTGAAGGCGAAGCCGAAGGACCAGATACAGATTTAGGAGGCGATGAAGATTATCCCACTGATGATCTCTCCAGGCTCATTCAAAGCTAG
- the LOC112188443 gene encoding mitochondrial inner membrane protease ATP23, whose amino-acid sequence MLPIGLPEPALLPENELLVRHCLSAPERNTPTRKLREAMADEPTPEPGTSTSPSAVNGGKTVNECQDMIRRSLRTPMVKFLLEHLEKSGCGIGDGFIKAVHCEKKIAGGYTRGGGIMVCSNHMNMQDEVNQVVIHELIHAFDDCRAANLNWANCAHHACSEIRAGHLSGDCHYKREFLRGFMKIRGHEQDCVRRRVMKSVTANPYCSEAAAKDAMEAVWDVCYNDTQPFDRAP is encoded by the exons atgttaccCATCGGCCTACCCGAACCGGCCCTTTTACCCGAGAATGAGTTACTCGTGCGGCACTGCCTGAGCGCCCCTGAGAGAAACACACCAACGAGGAAATTGAGGGAGGCAATGGCAGACGAACCCACCCCAGAACCCGGAACCAGCACCTCCCCCTCCGCCGTCAACGGCGGCAAGACCGTCAACGAATGCCAGGACATGATTCGGAGAAGCCTCCGAA cTCCGATGGTGAAGTTTCTGCTGGAGCATCTGGAGAAATCTGGGTGTGGGATTGGGGACGGGTTCATCAAGGCTGTTCATTGCGAGAAGAAGATTGCCGGAGGATACACCCGCGGCGGAGGG ATAATGGTGTGTAGTAATCACATGAACATGCAAGATGAGGTCAACCAAGTAGTGATACATGAGCTAATTCATGCTTTTGATGATTGTCGGGCTGCAAACTTGAACTGGGCTAATTGCGCTCATCATGCTTGTAGCGAG ATTCGTGCTGGCCATCTTAGTGGTGATTGCCACTATAAACGTGAATTTTTGCGGGGTTTTATGAAGATTCGAGGCCATGAACAA GATTGCGTGAGACGAAGAGTTATGAAATCGGTCACTGCTAATCCCTACTGCTCAGAAGCAGCAGCAAAGGATGCCATGGAAGCTGTGTGGGATGTTTGTTACAATGATACGCAGCCCTTTGACAGAGCCCCTTGA